The Terriglobia bacterium DNA window AAAACGCCTCCACCGACAGCGCTTTATCGAAGAAATTTTCTTCCCACGGAATCTGCTGCGCCGAACCCCACACGAACATGACATTGTCGAAATCCGTGGAAGCAACGCGCGCGCGCCGAATCATCTCATCGGAAATGTCCAGGCCGACTACCTGCCCGAAACCTTGCGGTCCTTCCCCGACCAGGCGCGCCAGTATGCGCGTCGCCCAGCCGGTGCCGCAGCTCAGGTCGAGCACGCGTTCGCCGGGCCGCAGCTCCATCCGCCGGATGGCCTTCTCGGTGATGTCGCGATGGTGCTTCTCCATCTCCTCGCCGCGGCCCGCCTCGGCCCAGCGGTTGAATTCTTCACGCAGTTGCCGTTCGGGGGTCATGATCACATTGTAATAACTTGGCCGGCTCTCGTCGCACCGGCCAGCGCCGCTGGCCCGAACACTTTGCGACCTTGCAAAGGCCATGTGACCGGATCGAGCGGCTGAGGTGTTTTGTCCAACTCGCGGATTGGTGGAACTACAGGTCGGAGCACAGGATTTCCGGCGCCAGCATGTGGTGCTCGCCGCCACAGAGCGGGCAGGTGAGCGTCCACTCCTGCTCCGGCGTGCGCTGGTCATAGGTGATGGTGCGTTCGTGGCCCATCGGACATTCGGTCA harbors:
- a CDS encoding methyltransferase domain-containing protein, encoding MTPERQLREEFNRWAEAGRGEEMEKHHRDITEKAIRRMELRPGERVLDLSCGTGWATRILARLVGEGPQGFGQVVGLDISDEMIRRARVASTDFDNVMFVWGSAQQIPWEENFFDKALSVEAFYYYPDQARTLAELFRVLAPRGRFFILINLYKDNPYSLRWVDELKVPVHVRSEADYVHLLQVHAFEDVWAMRIADDTPTADEYSGKWFKNAAELREFKRIGALLLSGRKPDIRSLAPACQIY